ACCATTTTGGCGATGTTATGAATAAATATGTAGAAGTATTTGCAACAATATGTAGTATGCTTTTAATTTCATTTGCAGTAAACCGTTGGCTTGAGATTCCTTTATCGAAATGGTTAAAAGCAAAATTAAAAGGGTTGAAAGAGAGCTATATAATTGCCAAAAACTAAGGCAATAAATGCTGAACATTAGTAAAGTAGATACTTCTCTCTAATTTTTTTAAACGTATCAATATCCGCTTGCCAAGTTGCTTTTATTTCGGCATTACCGGCCCCTGCTTCAATTTGCTTTTGCAGCCTGTCATTCCCTGCGTGTTTGGTGAATCCGCTGGTTAAAAAGAATTTACTTTTATCTATCGAATTGGTGTACGCATCTATAATGTAATCCATGGTAACCTCGCTCATACGTTCTGTTGCAGAAAGATCTTTTCCGTAACATAACTTTCCTTCTTCTTTTGGGTATTTAGAACCAAAATTTGGCTTTGGCGTATAGGTGAAATCATAAGCATTAGCATCTAAAAATGAAGCTCCGTAGCGTTGAAATTGAAATTCCGTTCCGCGACCTGCATTAACATTTGTGCCTTCAAACATTCCTAAACTTGGGTAGAGTGTAATAGACGTATCATTAGGTAAGTTCGGTGAAGGACGAATAGGTAGACTATAAAAACTTTCATGTTTCCAGTTTTCTAAAGGAATAACCGTTAAGTCTACTTTTTTACCCCCATCTAACCATAGTTCATCATTGATCATATTGGCATATTCACCAATAGTCATTCCGTAAACCAATGGAATTTTAGTCATGCCAAGAAAAGAAGTATGTGCTGCTTCCATTGTTGGTCCGTCAACGTAATGCCCATTAGGATTAGGTCGGTCTAATACCATTACTGGAATTCCTTTTTCGGCACAGGCTTCCATGACCAATTGCATGGTGGCAATGTAGGTATAAAAACGCACCCCTACATCCTGTATATCAAACAACACCAAATCTAAACCTTCTAATTGCTCTTGGGTAGGTTTTCGGTTTTTACCATGGAGCGATATTAATTCTAGTCCGGTTTTTTTGTCAGTACTATTATTTACATGTTCCCCTGCATCGTAATCACCTCTAAAACCATGCTCTGGAGCAAATACATGTTGTATATCGATGTCTAGCGACAATAAAGAATCCACCACGTGTGTATGGCCGTCAGACTTAAAAATAACACTGGTTTGGTTGGCTACAACTGCTATTTTCTTTCCTTTTAAAAGGGGTAAATAGACATCCGTTCTGTTAGCGGCAACTATAATTTCCTTTTCAGCTTCTTCTGTTGTTGGCTGGCTAAAGGGTTGGTCAGTAGTGGCTACTTCTTTGGTTTCGTTTCCGCAGGTTGCCAATACTAAAAACCATAATAAAACTGTACTTTTGAAATTGGATAAAAATAACATCATTTGAATCTAGAATATTTTATCGCCAAACGGCTTATAAAAGGTAAGGAGCATAAAATTAGTATATCCGCACCAATAATAAAAATAGCCATTGCAGCAATTGCAATTGGTGTGGTTATGATGTTGATTGCCATTGCTACCGGATTAGGATTAAAAGAGAAAATCCGAGAAAAGATAACTGCATTTAATGGTCACGTTCAAATATATAATTACGATAATAATAATTCTGAGGTCTCTGTAGTACCCGTAAGTACGGTACAAGATTTTTACCCAGAATTTAAAAGTGTGAACGGTATTGTTCACATACAAGCGGTCGCTACCAAAGCTGGCATAATAAGAACAGAAGAAACTTTTGAAGGGATTATAGCTAAAGGTGTCGGTAAAGATTATAATTGGAAACCGTTTAATGAGTTTTTAATTGAGGGTGTTTTGCCAGACTATTCGGGTGATTTGAATTCTGATGTGCTGATTTCTAGAATAATGGCTAATCGTTTAAACCTTAAGGTTGGAGACTCTTTTTTTACTTTTTTTCTGCGGGATGATACGATAGATAAATTACCAAACCAACGCAAATTTACAATAACCGGTATATTCGATAGTGGATTTGAAGAAATTGATGAACTCTATATTTTTACGGACATACGCCACATACAGCGTATGAATAAATGGGAAGATACCGAAGTTGGTAGTTTTGAAGTCTTTCTTAATAGTTTCGATGATATTGATGAAAAGGATATTGAAATTAGGTCAAAAACATTTTCAACATTAGATAATAGAACAATTAAAGATAAGTATTACAAGATTTTTGAATGGATAGGGTTGTTCGATTTTAATATTGCCCTTATTATAGGAATCATGATTATCGTAGGTGGTATTAATATGATAACAGCCTTGCTGGTACTCATATTAGAGCGTACCCCAATGATCGGAATTTTAAAAGCATTGGGAACTACAAATTGGAGTATTCGTAAGGTGTTTTTGTACAACGCGGCCTACCTTATTGTTATTGGCTTATTCTGGGGGAACGTTATTGGACTGGGTATTATTTTTATGCAAGAAAAGTTTCGAGTATTCAAATTTCCAAACCCCAAAGAATATTATATTGAGTACATTCCGGTAAGTATAGACCTTTGGACTATTCTACTTTTAAATGCGGGTGTATTGTTATTGTGTTTATTGATGCTTTTGATTCCATCATATATTATTACGAGAATTACTCCTGTGAAAGCTATTAGGTTCGAGTAGTACTTTTTCGACAGCTTATTTCATATTTAATCTTTGTTTAAACCCGTTTTTGGTAAATTTGATGTAAAACAAACCACATGCATCAAAAATTACTACTTAGCTTTTTTACCCTGTTTTTATGTACAGGTATCAATGCACAGAAACTTTCAAAAAATGAAAAGAAGGTGGTGAAATCCATTGAACAGAATAATGCCGAGGCAATTTCATTTTTAGAGAAAGTTGTAAATATTAACAGCGGTACATTAAACCTAAAAGGAATTGAAAAAGTAGGGAAAGAGTTTGCTACTGCATTTGAGGATATAGGTTTTGAAAGCACTTGGACCCCTATGCCCGAAGAAATGAATAGAGCCGGACATTTATTTGCCGAAATAAAAGGCACAAAAGGCAAGAAGCTATTATTAATAGGTCATTTAGATACGGTTTTTGAAGAAGATAGTCCGTTTCAAACTTTTGAAATGGTGAACGATTCCATCGCTCATGCGCCAGGGGGTAATGATATGAAAGGGGGAGATGTTATTGTTCTTTACGCTTTAAAAGCCTTAAAAGAAAACGGACTTTTACATGACGCACAAATAATAGTTGCTTTTACGGGTGATGAAGAAAGCACTGGAAGTCCTTTAGAGAAAAGTAGACATGATTTAATTGAAGCTGCTAAAAGAAGTGATATAGCTTTAGGTTTTGAAACTTCAACGGGTTTTAATTATGCCACAGTAGCTCGTAGAGGTTCGTCTGATTGGAAAGTTGAGGTAGCAGGAAAAAGAGCTCACTCGTCGGGTATTTTTAGCGAAAATACAGGTGCAGGTGCCATTTTTGAAATGTCAAGAATCTTAAACGGTTTTTATACGGATGTAAAAGGGGAAGACCTGTTAACGTTTAACCCAGGAACATTGCTCGGCGGTACTTTTGTAGAGTTTGATGAAATGACCAGTAAAGGAACTGTTTTTGGTAAAACGAATGTAGTGGCTCAAAAAGCTGAGGTTCGTGGCGGTTTACGTTTTATATCTGAAGAACAAAAAGAGCGCGCGCGCGATAAAATGAGAGAAGTGGTTTCGAAAAATTTACCGCATACTTCTGCAACGGTAACTTTTGAGGATAGCTATCCTGCAATGCAACCTACAGAAGGTAATCACGAATTACTAAAGAAATTGAACAAGGTAAGCTTAGATTTAAATCAAGGAGAGGTTATAGCTTATGACCCCGGCAAAAGAGGCGCTGCAGATACATCGTTCGTTGCGGAATATGTAGACTGCCTTGACGGCTTAGGAACTATGGGTAATGCGGCCCATACTCCAGAAGAGACCGTTAATTTAAATACCATTGAAGCACTAACGAAAAGAACGGCACTATTAATTTATAGATTAATAAATGAGTAAAATATCCATATTAAAAGTTGGAAATCACCAAGTAACAATTGAAGCGGGAGAATTGGTGGGTTACCAAGTTTCAGGTCATGAGTTTATGCACCAAAAAGGGAATCCCGGATGGCGAAGTGTAGATACCGAAATGTTTCCAATTATTGGTCCAACAAACGAAGCTGATTTTAAAATAAACACACCAAAAGGGTTTGCTACTCAAGACCAACATGGCTTACTTAGGGAAATGAAATATTCACTAAAGGAAAGCTCAGCTAATAAAGCAGTTTTTGTAAAGACATATAAGGCTAATACTACGGTTTTAAATTCAAAGTATCCGGCTAAATCCACCGAAGAAAAATTGAGTTGGCCATATAATTTTGAATTTGTAAAGTCATTCGAATTAAAAGATAATGCCTTAACGGTTACGTTTTCAATTACAGGGGATAAGGGTATGCCCTTTATGTTAGGGTACCATCCAGCATTTATGCTACATACTACAAATGCAGTGATTTCAACCGAAAATAAAGATATCTCCATTGATGAGGTTATGGCTGTTGGTAGTAGAGCATTATATGTGCCTAATACCAATGTTATTACGTTAAACGATGAAAAAAAACTTCAAATTTCCACCGTAGGGTTTAATCATTTTATGCTTTGGACAGAAGTACCTAATATGGTTTGTATAGAACCCATAACTTTTTATCCGTATGCTGTAGAACAAAAAGATTTATCTGAAGGGTTTTTAGCGTTTAAGAATAATTCAACAGCTTTTAAAGTATCCTTAAAGCCTATGTAATTTCACCGTTAATAAAGTTTAAAATGCTTGTCGGATATTTTCTCTTTTAATTTTTAAAATAAATGTGTTACGATATTAAGGCCAGTTTAGAGGCGCAATTAAAACGGGCGCAAAAAAATCAAGATTTAAAAGCAATTGAGGAGATTATTGAAAAACTAGCTCCGCTTACAGACTTGCCATTGCATCATGTTTCAGGATTTTCACACCCCGATGTTTTAATGTATACCAGTGAAGACCCTTTTTATCCTGTGGTAGCTACATGGGGTTTAATTCCGCATTGGGTTAAAAGTGAGGAGCAGCAGAAAAAAATATGGAACAGTACGCTGAACGCACGGGTAGAAACCATTTTTGAAAAACCTGCATTTAGGGAATCTGCTGCTGAAAAAAGGTGTGTTGTTTATGTTGATGGGTTTTACGAACATCACCATTTTAATAATGATACCTATCCGTTTTTTATCCATCAAAAAGATAATGTTCCTCTAGTATTAGCTGCTTTGTGGTCGGAATGGATAAACCCAGATCATGGCGGAACAATCCATTCTTTTTCAATTGTTACTACCGTAGGTAATGGAATGATGGCTAAAATTCACAATAACCCTAAATTGCAAGAACCTCGTATGCCTTTACTACTTTCTAAGGAACAAGAGGAGCAATGGCTGGCATCCAATTTAGACTTTGAAAAGGAATTGAAAGAACTATTGAATGCCAACCATAAAGTCGATTTGCAAGCACATACCGTGGGGAAACTAAGAGGTAAAATCTACCAGGGCAATGTAGAAACAATTTCAAATGAAGTTGTTTACAAAGAACTGGAAAAACATAATTTCTGAATAATGGCATATAGCGAGTATTTGGCAGATAGGGTAAGACCACGTTTAAAGGGAAAAGGCGAATTGGAGGAGAAAAAAATGATGGGCGGACTCATATTTATGGTAAATGGTAAAATGTGTTTGGGCATTATGTTCGATAAAAAAAGCGAAGAAGATAAGTTGATGGTGCGTGTTGGGAAACTCAATTATGAAGTATTGCTTACTAAAACAGGTAGCAAACCAATGGATTTTACGGGCAAGCCCTTACGTGGTTTTTTATTTGTTGGTCCTGACGGAATTGATGCCGAAGATGATCTTGATTTTTGGGTTGAGAAAGCCTTAGAATTCAACAGACTTTTAAACCAATAAGGGTTTGGGGCAAAAACTGATTTATTGCCCTTTTTAATGATTAAATTTACCGTGTGAAAAACATTTTTCCTTTTTTAGAATGGGTTTCTACCTATAAGAAAGCTTACTTCATAAAAGATTTGTTGGCCGGCCTTACCGTGGGTATTGTATTGGTGCCCCAAGGTATGGCGTATGCAATGATTGCAGGACTACCACCGGTACACGGATTATACGCTGCTTTATTTCCTGTGCTTACCTACGCATTTTTAGGAACGTCTAGGAAAATAGCCGTTGGTCCTGTAGCAATGGATTCTTTATTAATTGCCGTTGGTCTTGGCACCTTGACCATTACCGGAATTGAGAATTACATTAAAATGGTAATGGTTTTAGCACTTATGGTAGGTGTTATTCAACTACTGCTAGGAATACTTCGTATGGGGTTTTTAGTTAATTTTCTTTCCAAGCCGGTTATAAGCGGATTTACTTCCGCAGCTGCAATTATTATCGTTCTAAGCCAATTGAAGCATATTTTAGGGATATCGGTTTCAAATAGTAATAAAATTTATCAAACAATACGTTATGTTTTTTATGAATTGGGAAACGTTAATTGGTTTGATTTTGGATTAGGTATACTGGGTATTGTTTTGTTAGTTGGGATTAAAAAATGGAATAAAAATATTCCTGGTATATTAATAATTGTGGTCTTAGGCATCTTAGCGGTTTACTTTTTTAAGATGGAAAGCTATGGGGTAAAATTAGTTGGGAGTGTTCCTAGCGGTTTACCGTCCTTAGTAATGCCAACGGTAGATTTTGAAGATGTGCGGCAATTATGGCCCATTGCATTAGCTTTGGCACTTGTTGGTTATTTAGAGGCTATTTCTATTGGCAAAGCAATTGAGGATAAGACAGGAGAAGATACTATTAAAGCAAATCAAGAATTAATTGCTTTGGGTTCTTCAAATATTGTTGGTTCATTATTTCAAGGGTTCCCGGTTACGGCAAGTTTTTCGAGATCTGCAATAAGCTACGACGCCGGGACTAAAACTAATTTATCGGCAATGTTTAGTGTTGTTTTAGTGGTGCTTACCCTACTATTTTTAACTCCGGTTTTTCAATATTTGCCTAATGCAATTTTAGCTAGTATTATAATGGTTTCAGTGGTGAAATTAATTGATGTGCAGTATTTTAAAATTTTATGGAACAATAGAAAAGATGAGTTTTTTATATTGCTTATCACCTTTTTCATTACCCTATTTGTAGGGATTACGGAAGGTATTTTAATTGGGGTATTATGTTCATTATTACTAATGGTGTATAGAACTTCTAAACCCCATTTTGTCGAAATTGGTAATATTGGCGATTCAGATTACTACAAAAATGTAATTCGATTTGCAGATGAGGTTATCGTACGTAATGATTTATTAATTGTTAGGTTCGATTCGCAATTATACTTCGGTAATTCAGCGTATTTTAAAAAGCAGTTATTAAAACATATAAGAGCTAAGGGGCCCCAATTAAAAGGGATTATTTTGAACGCAGAAGCAATTAATTATATAGACGCCACTGCAGCAGATATGCTTTCTAAGCTTATTCATGATATTCGTGAAAGAGGTTTGCAATTTTATATTGCAGGTGCTATAGGGCCTACAAGAGATATTATTTTTAATACAGGAATTATAGAAGAGTTACAGCGCGAGTTTTTATTCGTAAAAACGAAAGAGGCTGTTGATTTTTTCGATAATCCTAATGAAGTTTCATTATTAGCAGCCAAAGTTGCTTATGAAAATAGTATAACGGCACGTCAAAAATTAAAGTTGAATTAATCGGGCCTTGATTTAAGGTTTAGTTAAAAATATAAAAAAAGGTGTTTTATGAATATAGAGCAAATATATACAGGGTGTTTAGCGCAAGGTGCTTATTATATAGAGAGTGATGGTGAAGTAGCAATTATAGACCCGTTGCGTGAGGTTAGCCCTTATTTGAAAAGAGCTGAAAATGATAAGGCGAAAATCAAATATATTTTTGAAACTCATTTTCATGCCGATTTTGTTAGTGGCCACGTTACACTCTCTAAAGAAACTGGTGCGCCTATTATATATGGGCCTACGGCAAAACCTACTTTCGAAGCTATAATTGCTAAAGACGGACAAGAATTTAAACTGGGTAAACTTACTTTTAAAGTATTGCATACCCCAGGGCATACGATGGAAAGCACTACCTATTTGTTGAAAGATGAAAATGGGAAAGACCATGCCATATTCTCTGGTGATACGTTGTTTTTAGGCGATGTTGGGAGGCCAGATCTAGCTCAGAAATCTGCGGATATGACACAAGAACAATTAGCAGGAACCTTATTCGACAGTTTGCGAACTAAAATTATGCCGTTGGCAGATGACGTAATTGTATACCCTGCACATGGTGCAGGTTCTGCATGTGGTAAGAACATGATGAAGGAAACAGTGGACAGTTTGGGTAATCAAAAAAAGATGAACTACGCGCTTAGGGCAGACATGACTAAAGAGGAGTTTGTTAAAGAAGTTACCGATGGTTTATTACCCCCACCAAAATATTTTCCTTTAAATGTGAAAATGAATAAGGAAGGTTATGAAGATATCGATGATGTGCTAGATAGAGGTAAACAAGCCCTTTCTCCAAACGAATTTGAACTTGCAGCCAATGAAACTGAAGCATTGGTGTTAGATGTTAGACACCAAGACGATTATGTAAAGGCACATATTCCTAGATCCATTTTCATAGGCCTAAACGGTGATTTTGCACCTTGGGTAGGCGATTTAATTGCCGATACAAAACAACCTCTTTTATTAGTGATTCCTGAGGGGAAAGAAGAAGAAGCCATTACAAGATTGTCAAGGGTAGGGTTCGATGCGGCTATTGGGTATTTAAAAGGGGGAATTAAAGCATGGCTTGATGCCGGTAAAGACATTGACCAAATAACTTCAATAACAGCATCTAAAGCTACGGAGTTGATAAACAAAGATCATCTTCCTGTTTTTGATGTCCGTAAAGATAGTGAGTACCAAAGTGAACATTTAGTTGGTGCCGAACACACTTCATTAAGCGAGCTGAACAAGCATTTATCGAAATTTCCTGAAGATGGAGACTTTTTAGTGCATTGCGCAGGGGGCTACCGTTCCGTAATTGCTTCTTCTATTTTAAAAAGTAGAGGCATTCATAATCTTATTGATGTAAAAGGAGGGTATGGTGCCCTTAAGAACGAAGATTTAGAGAAAACAGCTTATATATGCCCTACAACCTTATAATTACTTATAGGTAATAAATTAAGTTATGTTTATTTATTCATATATTTAAATTCCTTCAAATTTAGATATGTTTAAGAATTTTGTAAAACGAATTGGATTAATGAATATTATTATGCTTGTTGTAGTAATATCTATAATTATTGTTTCTGAAATACTCTTTTTATCGGGCAAAAAACTTGATGCAATTTTTATTGCATTTTGGGCGCCGACTATTCTTGGTTTTATGAATTACCTAAAGTATAAGAAGTAATGGAATTTGTTTTGCTATACTCAGTCTTAGTTTCCATTGTTTTTATTGCATGGTTGCTTTTTGTTATAAAAATGTATAAGAAAATGAATGAGTAATCCGTAATAATCATTTAATTACTAGGTAACGTAGAAAAGTGAATTTGGATTTTTTCTAAGGTAGCTCTCA
The genomic region above belongs to Maribacter hydrothermalis and contains:
- a CDS encoding exo-beta-N-acetylmuramidase NamZ family protein, with product MLFLSNFKSTVLLWFLVLATCGNETKEVATTDQPFSQPTTEEAEKEIIVAANRTDVYLPLLKGKKIAVVANQTSVIFKSDGHTHVVDSLLSLDIDIQHVFAPEHGFRGDYDAGEHVNNSTDKKTGLELISLHGKNRKPTQEQLEGLDLVLFDIQDVGVRFYTYIATMQLVMEACAEKGIPVMVLDRPNPNGHYVDGPTMEAAHTSFLGMTKIPLVYGMTIGEYANMINDELWLDGGKKVDLTVIPLENWKHESFYSLPIRPSPNLPNDTSITLYPSLGMFEGTNVNAGRGTEFQFQRYGASFLDANAYDFTYTPKPNFGSKYPKEEGKLCYGKDLSATERMSEVTMDYIIDAYTNSIDKSKFFLTSGFTKHAGNDRLQKQIEAGAGNAEIKATWQADIDTFKKIREKYLLY
- a CDS encoding ABC transporter permease → MNLEYFIAKRLIKGKEHKISISAPIIKIAIAAIAIGVVMMLIAIATGLGLKEKIREKITAFNGHVQIYNYDNNNSEVSVVPVSTVQDFYPEFKSVNGIVHIQAVATKAGIIRTEETFEGIIAKGVGKDYNWKPFNEFLIEGVLPDYSGDLNSDVLISRIMANRLNLKVGDSFFTFFLRDDTIDKLPNQRKFTITGIFDSGFEEIDELYIFTDIRHIQRMNKWEDTEVGSFEVFLNSFDDIDEKDIEIRSKTFSTLDNRTIKDKYYKIFEWIGLFDFNIALIIGIMIIVGGINMITALLVLILERTPMIGILKALGTTNWSIRKVFLYNAAYLIVIGLFWGNVIGLGIIFMQEKFRVFKFPNPKEYYIEYIPVSIDLWTILLLNAGVLLLCLLMLLIPSYIITRITPVKAIRFE
- a CDS encoding M20/M25/M40 family metallo-hydrolase codes for the protein MHQKLLLSFFTLFLCTGINAQKLSKNEKKVVKSIEQNNAEAISFLEKVVNINSGTLNLKGIEKVGKEFATAFEDIGFESTWTPMPEEMNRAGHLFAEIKGTKGKKLLLIGHLDTVFEEDSPFQTFEMVNDSIAHAPGGNDMKGGDVIVLYALKALKENGLLHDAQIIVAFTGDEESTGSPLEKSRHDLIEAAKRSDIALGFETSTGFNYATVARRGSSDWKVEVAGKRAHSSGIFSENTGAGAIFEMSRILNGFYTDVKGEDLLTFNPGTLLGGTFVEFDEMTSKGTVFGKTNVVAQKAEVRGGLRFISEEQKERARDKMREVVSKNLPHTSATVTFEDSYPAMQPTEGNHELLKKLNKVSLDLNQGEVIAYDPGKRGAADTSFVAEYVDCLDGLGTMGNAAHTPEETVNLNTIEALTKRTALLIYRLINE
- a CDS encoding aldose epimerase family protein — encoded protein: MSKISILKVGNHQVTIEAGELVGYQVSGHEFMHQKGNPGWRSVDTEMFPIIGPTNEADFKINTPKGFATQDQHGLLREMKYSLKESSANKAVFVKTYKANTTVLNSKYPAKSTEEKLSWPYNFEFVKSFELKDNALTVTFSITGDKGMPFMLGYHPAFMLHTTNAVISTENKDISIDEVMAVGSRALYVPNTNVITLNDEKKLQISTVGFNHFMLWTEVPNMVCIEPITFYPYAVEQKDLSEGFLAFKNNSTAFKVSLKPM
- a CDS encoding SOS response-associated peptidase — its product is MCYDIKASLEAQLKRAQKNQDLKAIEEIIEKLAPLTDLPLHHVSGFSHPDVLMYTSEDPFYPVVATWGLIPHWVKSEEQQKKIWNSTLNARVETIFEKPAFRESAAEKRCVVYVDGFYEHHHFNNDTYPFFIHQKDNVPLVLAALWSEWINPDHGGTIHSFSIVTTVGNGMMAKIHNNPKLQEPRMPLLLSKEQEEQWLASNLDFEKELKELLNANHKVDLQAHTVGKLRGKIYQGNVETISNEVVYKELEKHNF
- a CDS encoding TfoX/Sxy family protein → MAYSEYLADRVRPRLKGKGELEEKKMMGGLIFMVNGKMCLGIMFDKKSEEDKLMVRVGKLNYEVLLTKTGSKPMDFTGKPLRGFLFVGPDGIDAEDDLDFWVEKALEFNRLLNQ
- a CDS encoding SulP family inorganic anion transporter, giving the protein MKNIFPFLEWVSTYKKAYFIKDLLAGLTVGIVLVPQGMAYAMIAGLPPVHGLYAALFPVLTYAFLGTSRKIAVGPVAMDSLLIAVGLGTLTITGIENYIKMVMVLALMVGVIQLLLGILRMGFLVNFLSKPVISGFTSAAAIIIVLSQLKHILGISVSNSNKIYQTIRYVFYELGNVNWFDFGLGILGIVLLVGIKKWNKNIPGILIIVVLGILAVYFFKMESYGVKLVGSVPSGLPSLVMPTVDFEDVRQLWPIALALALVGYLEAISIGKAIEDKTGEDTIKANQELIALGSSNIVGSLFQGFPVTASFSRSAISYDAGTKTNLSAMFSVVLVVLTLLFLTPVFQYLPNAILASIIMVSVVKLIDVQYFKILWNNRKDEFFILLITFFITLFVGITEGILIGVLCSLLLMVYRTSKPHFVEIGNIGDSDYYKNVIRFADEVIVRNDLLIVRFDSQLYFGNSAYFKKQLLKHIRAKGPQLKGIILNAEAINYIDATAADMLSKLIHDIRERGLQFYIAGAIGPTRDIIFNTGIIEELQREFLFVKTKEAVDFFDNPNEVSLLAAKVAYENSITARQKLKLN
- a CDS encoding MBL fold metallo-hydrolase, which produces MNIEQIYTGCLAQGAYYIESDGEVAIIDPLREVSPYLKRAENDKAKIKYIFETHFHADFVSGHVTLSKETGAPIIYGPTAKPTFEAIIAKDGQEFKLGKLTFKVLHTPGHTMESTTYLLKDENGKDHAIFSGDTLFLGDVGRPDLAQKSADMTQEQLAGTLFDSLRTKIMPLADDVIVYPAHGAGSACGKNMMKETVDSLGNQKKMNYALRADMTKEEFVKEVTDGLLPPPKYFPLNVKMNKEGYEDIDDVLDRGKQALSPNEFELAANETEALVLDVRHQDDYVKAHIPRSIFIGLNGDFAPWVGDLIADTKQPLLLVIPEGKEEEAITRLSRVGFDAAIGYLKGGIKAWLDAGKDIDQITSITASKATELINKDHLPVFDVRKDSEYQSEHLVGAEHTSLSELNKHLSKFPEDGDFLVHCAGGYRSVIASSILKSRGIHNLIDVKGGYGALKNEDLEKTAYICPTTL